Proteins encoded together in one Solidesulfovibrio fructosivorans JJ] window:
- a CDS encoding helix-turn-helix domain-containing protein: MSVQILEHEGRPAFALLPIEEYERLVAALEDAHDAATLEAFYRKLVSGEEETFPAEVADRLLAGEHPVRVLRSHRGMTLQQVADICGVTNAHISQIERGKRCMSTELLQKMAEALRVDIELLLP; this comes from the coding sequence ATGAGTGTGCAGATTCTCGAACATGAGGGGCGGCCGGCATTCGCGCTGCTGCCGATCGAGGAATACGAACGACTGGTGGCGGCTCTCGAGGATGCGCATGACGCCGCGACGCTGGAAGCGTTTTATCGCAAACTTGTCTCCGGCGAAGAGGAGACTTTCCCGGCGGAAGTCGCGGACAGGCTGCTGGCCGGAGAACATCCCGTCCGGGTGTTGCGCTCCCATCGGGGCATGACCTTGCAACAGGTCGCGGATATCTGTGGCGTAACGAACGCCCACATTTCCCAAATCGAGCGAGGGAAGCGGTGCATGTCCACGGAACTGCTGCAAAAGATGGCCGAGGCGCTCCGCGTGGACATCGAACTGCTGCTTCCCTGA
- a CDS encoding aldehyde dehydrogenase family protein translates to MDLHLNDRYKLFINGQWVESGCGKTFATTNPSTGEVLAHCADACLDDIDKAVDAAWKAFPAWKKTTPQERSAILLKIADLIDANADHLALVETMDNGKPIRETKGVDVPLSSDHFRYFAAAVRTEEGQATMIDETTMSIILREPLGVVGQIIPWNFPLLMAAWKLAPALAAGDCVVIKPSTETPLSILELAKLMAQALPAGVVNVITGKGSTTGNAMLNHPGFSKLAFTGSTEVGYTVAEAAAKKLIPATLELGGKSANIFFPDAPWEKAIEGLQLGILFNQGQVCCAGSRVFVHEDIFDRFTEAATDAFAKVRVGLPWEPDSQMGSQVNARQLEKILAYVDVARNEGATVAYGGNRITDGPLAKGCFMQPTLLTHVKNTMRVACEEIFGPVASVIAFRDEDEVVALANANEYGLAGGVWTRDINRALRVARGVETGRMWVNTYNVLPAHAPFGGYKKSGIGRENHLMMLDHYSQRKNIFISLSEQKVGMY, encoded by the coding sequence ATGGATCTGCATCTTAACGATCGTTACAAGCTTTTCATCAATGGACAATGGGTCGAAAGCGGCTGCGGCAAGACCTTTGCCACGACCAATCCGTCGACCGGCGAAGTCCTGGCCCACTGCGCCGACGCCTGCCTCGACGACATCGACAAGGCGGTCGACGCCGCCTGGAAGGCGTTTCCGGCCTGGAAAAAGACCACGCCCCAGGAACGCTCGGCCATACTCCTTAAAATCGCGGACCTCATCGACGCCAACGCCGACCATCTGGCCCTTGTCGAGACCATGGACAACGGCAAGCCCATCCGCGAGACAAAGGGCGTCGATGTGCCCCTTTCCTCGGACCATTTCCGCTACTTCGCCGCCGCCGTGCGCACCGAGGAAGGCCAGGCCACGATGATCGACGAGACGACCATGAGCATCATCCTGCGCGAGCCCCTCGGCGTGGTCGGCCAGATCATCCCCTGGAACTTCCCCCTGCTCATGGCCGCCTGGAAGCTGGCCCCGGCCCTGGCCGCCGGCGACTGCGTGGTCATCAAGCCCTCCACCGAAACGCCGCTGTCCATCCTGGAACTGGCCAAGCTCATGGCCCAGGCGCTGCCCGCCGGCGTGGTCAACGTCATCACCGGCAAGGGCTCGACCACCGGCAACGCCATGCTCAACCACCCGGGCTTTTCCAAGCTGGCCTTTACCGGCTCGACCGAGGTCGGCTACACCGTGGCCGAGGCCGCGGCCAAAAAGCTCATTCCCGCCACCTTGGAGCTCGGCGGCAAGTCGGCCAACATCTTCTTCCCCGACGCGCCCTGGGAAAAAGCCATCGAGGGGCTCCAGCTCGGCATCCTCTTCAACCAGGGACAGGTCTGCTGCGCCGGCTCCCGGGTGTTCGTGCACGAGGACATCTTCGACCGCTTCACCGAGGCGGCCACCGACGCCTTCGCCAAGGTCAGGGTGGGGCTCCCCTGGGAGCCGGACTCCCAGATGGGCTCCCAAGTCAACGCGCGCCAGCTGGAAAAGATCCTGGCCTACGTGGACGTGGCCCGAAACGAGGGCGCGACCGTGGCCTACGGCGGCAACCGCATCACCGACGGCCCGCTCGCCAAGGGCTGCTTCATGCAGCCGACGCTTTTGACCCACGTGAAAAACACCATGCGCGTGGCCTGCGAGGAAATCTTCGGCCCGGTGGCGAGCGTGATCGCCTTCCGCGACGAGGACGAGGTGGTGGCCCTGGCCAACGCCAACGAATACGGCCTGGCCGGCGGCGTCTGGACCCGGGACATCAACCGGGCGTTGCGCGTGGCCCGGGGCGTCGAAACCGGGCGCATGTGGGTCAACACCTACAACGTGCTGCCGGCCCACGCCCCGTTCGGCGGCTACAAGAAATCGGGCATCGGCCGGGAAAACCACCTGATGATGCTCGACCACTACAGTCAGCGCAAAAACATCTTCATCAGCCTGTCCGAACAAAAAGTCGGGATGTATTGA
- a CDS encoding hemolysin family protein — MTAIILELLAVVGLICVNGFFAMAEMALVASRKSRLQGLAEAGNRRAGACLRLREDPETFLSAVQIGITLASVLASAYGGATLAGELAAFLHTIPILSPYAHALSLAGVVVPIAVITLLFGELVPKRLALARPEGLAMAAAPVMRALLFASRPAVRLLGLATRGVVRLLGFGGGGGEPAVTEEDIRGLLREGMLHGALEHEEHAIMERVLRLTDRPLDVIMTHRSKIDRIDIDAPAEETLAAMMESPHTRFPVVRGDFSQVLGVVRAKDALAGYLRDGRVDLAGHMTPPVFLPETLRGLSLLARFRQSPRLHLALVVDEYGDVVGMVTAADVFEDMVGDLPGLSGHEEPAMVRRADGSLLIDAATPMDEVAAALSWPRPWPEDVGDATLAGFLLERLGRIPAIGDTLAARGATFEIVDMDGRRIDRVLATPRAAEEETPQ; from the coding sequence ATGACCGCGATCATTCTGGAACTTTTGGCCGTCGTCGGGCTTATCTGCGTCAACGGTTTTTTCGCCATGGCGGAGATGGCCCTGGTCGCCTCCCGCAAAAGCCGCCTGCAGGGCCTGGCCGAAGCCGGCAACCGCCGGGCCGGGGCCTGCCTGCGCCTGCGGGAAGATCCGGAAACGTTTCTGTCCGCCGTGCAGATCGGCATCACGCTGGCAAGCGTGCTGGCCAGCGCCTACGGCGGCGCGACCCTGGCCGGGGAGCTGGCCGCCTTTCTCCACACGATCCCGATCCTCTCCCCCTATGCCCACGCCTTGTCCCTGGCCGGGGTGGTGGTGCCGATCGCCGTGATCACGCTCCTTTTCGGCGAACTGGTGCCCAAGCGGCTGGCCCTGGCCCGGCCGGAGGGGCTGGCCATGGCCGCCGCGCCCGTCATGCGGGCGCTTTTGTTCGCCAGCCGGCCGGCGGTGCGGCTGCTCGGCCTGGCCACGCGCGGCGTGGTGCGCCTGCTCGGGTTCGGCGGGGGCGGCGGCGAACCGGCCGTGACCGAGGAGGACATTCGCGGCCTTTTGCGCGAGGGGATGCTGCACGGAGCCCTGGAGCACGAGGAACATGCCATCATGGAGCGCGTGCTGCGGCTCACCGATCGGCCCCTGGACGTCATCATGACCCACCGCTCGAAGATCGACCGCATCGACATCGACGCCCCGGCCGAAGAGACGCTCGCGGCCATGATGGAGAGCCCGCACACCCGGTTTCCGGTGGTTCGCGGGGATTTTTCCCAGGTGCTCGGGGTGGTGCGGGCCAAGGACGCGCTGGCCGGCTATCTGCGCGACGGCCGGGTCGATCTGGCCGGGCACATGACGCCGCCGGTCTTCTTGCCGGAGACGTTGCGCGGGCTGTCGCTGCTGGCGCGCTTTCGCCAGTCGCCGCGTCTGCATCTGGCCTTGGTGGTGGACGAATACGGCGACGTGGTCGGCATGGTCACGGCGGCGGACGTGTTCGAGGACATGGTGGGCGACCTGCCCGGGCTCTCCGGCCACGAGGAGCCGGCCATGGTCAGGCGCGCGGACGGCTCGCTTCTCATCGACGCGGCCACGCCCATGGACGAGGTGGCGGCGGCGCTTTCCTGGCCCCGGCCCTGGCCCGAGGACGTCGGCGACGCCACCCTGGCCGGATTCCTGCTGGAGCGCCTCGGCCGCATCCCGGCCATAGGCGACACGCTTGCGGCCCGTGGCGCGACGTTTGAAATCGTGGACATGGACGGCCGGCGCATCGACCGGGTGCTGGCGACGCCCCGGGCGGCTGAAGAGGAAACGCCGCAATAG
- the rpmB gene encoding 50S ribosomal protein L28, whose amino-acid sequence MAKICEHCGKKPQSGNNVSHANNKSKRRFSPNLVKVRAQLPSGEVTTMTVCTRCLRSGAVTKPVAKTA is encoded by the coding sequence ATGGCCAAGATTTGCGAGCATTGCGGCAAGAAGCCCCAGAGCGGCAACAACGTCAGCCACGCCAACAACAAGAGCAAGCGTCGGTTTTCGCCCAACCTTGTCAAGGTGCGGGCCCAGTTGCCTTCGGGCGAGGTGACCACCATGACGGTGTGCACCCGCTGCCTGCGTTCCGGCGCGGTGACCAAGCCTGTCGCCAAGACCGCCTAG
- a CDS encoding YceD family protein has protein sequence MSELWLDITDIPATGREFSFSDQAIWTGPIAEFDLPHRLDAPGTGLAATFSVLPQTRGALVRGRLSGKVVSPCDRCAEDTMLDIAIDFEQFEELPAEGEESLEPGLVRRRGKVLELDVASLLWEQFLLAMPVKPLCDENCPGLCPRCGASLKDGPCSCSTEEGDPRLAVLRQLKVPRDPNERH, from the coding sequence ATGTCCGAACTTTGGCTTGATATCACCGACATCCCGGCAACCGGCCGGGAGTTTTCGTTTTCCGACCAGGCCATCTGGACCGGTCCCATTGCGGAATTCGACCTGCCCCACCGCCTCGACGCGCCGGGCACCGGGCTTGCCGCCACGTTTTCCGTGCTGCCGCAAACCCGGGGCGCGCTGGTGCGGGGCCGGCTTTCCGGCAAGGTCGTCAGCCCCTGCGACCGTTGCGCCGAGGACACCATGCTCGACATCGCCATCGATTTCGAGCAGTTCGAGGAACTCCCGGCCGAGGGCGAAGAGTCCCTGGAGCCGGGCCTTGTGCGGCGCCGGGGCAAGGTGCTGGAGCTGGACGTGGCCAGCCTTTTGTGGGAACAGTTTCTGCTTGCCATGCCGGTCAAGCCCCTGTGCGACGAAAACTGCCCGGGGCTGTGCCCCCGGTGCGGCGCTTCGCTCAAAGACGGGCCGTGTTCCTGCTCCACGGAGGAAGGCGACCCCAGACTTGCCGTGCTGCGGCAATTGAAGGTCCCGCGCGATCCGAACGAGCGCCATTGA
- the rpmF gene encoding 50S ribosomal protein L32, which translates to MAVPNRKISKSRKGMRRAHDHVPVPTVVLCSCGEPTLPHRVCPSCGMYRGRQMLRKDDAE; encoded by the coding sequence ATGGCCGTCCCCAATAGAAAAATCTCCAAGTCCCGCAAAGGTATGCGCCGCGCCCACGACCACGTCCCGGTTCCCACCGTGGTCCTTTGCTCCTGCGGCGAGCCCACGCTGCCCCATCGCGTCTGCCCCAGCTGCGGCATGTACCGCGGCCGTCAGATGCTGCGGAAGGACGATGCCGAATAA
- a CDS encoding vWA domain-containing protein, which yields MPDCECLAGCVFFNDKMQNMPTAANLLKKRLCRGDNSKCARHMVLVAKGRANVPPDLSPNQVDRAASIIAGR from the coding sequence ATGCCCGATTGCGAATGCCTGGCCGGATGCGTGTTTTTCAACGACAAGATGCAAAATATGCCGACAGCCGCCAATCTGCTCAAGAAAAGACTGTGTCGCGGCGACAACAGCAAGTGCGCCCGCCATATGGTGCTTGTGGCCAAAGGACGGGCAAACGTGCCTCCCGATCTGTCGCCCAATCAGGTGGATCGCGCGGCGAGCATCATTGCCGGAAGATAA